In a single window of the Luteibacter rhizovicinus DSM 16549 genome:
- the ilvD gene encoding dihydroxy-acid dehydratase: MRSDAIKTGPDRAPARAMLRATGLDDDAIARPMVAIVHSWSNVSPCNLNLRDLAEAAADGVRAAGGTPVEFNTIAVTDGIAMGTSGMRSSLVSREVITDSIELAVDGHCLDAMVVLCGCDKTIPAAAMALARLNIPGVALYGGSIDHGSRNGCPITVQEVFEAVGAHGAGKIDDAELEDVERHACPGAGACGGQFTANTMAMVLTTLGLSPVGFNDIPATDPAKRDAAFRCGELAMACLNDTRLPREVMTRAAFDNAARMVAATAGSTNAVLHLLAMANEARVPLSIEDFEPASANTPVIADLKPGGRYSAVELTAAGGTAIVAQALRTAGLLTDTPTVTGRSLFAELDAAPAPTEGQQVVRDVAHAFKPRGGYSILYGNLSPEGCILKLAGHGRTSHAGPARVFESEEEAFAAVQAGRIRSGDVMVIRNEGPAGGPGMREMLAVTAALVGRGLGNDVALITDGRFSGATHGFMVGHIAPEAARGGPIGLIREGDAIFIDASTRELRTDADLASRRGTWQPTPPKVTRGVLAKYARLVGSAAEGAVTQAFDDAPATANVSTSARRKADEENMTQELIGN, from the coding sequence CTGCGCAGCGACGCGATCAAGACCGGCCCGGATCGCGCGCCGGCACGTGCCATGTTGCGCGCCACCGGTCTCGACGACGACGCCATCGCGCGGCCGATGGTCGCCATCGTGCACAGCTGGTCCAATGTATCGCCGTGCAACCTCAATCTGCGCGACCTCGCCGAAGCCGCGGCCGACGGCGTCCGCGCCGCGGGAGGTACGCCGGTGGAGTTCAACACCATCGCTGTGACCGATGGCATCGCCATGGGCACCTCCGGCATGCGCTCCTCGCTGGTCAGTCGGGAGGTCATCACCGACTCGATCGAGCTCGCTGTCGATGGGCATTGCCTGGATGCGATGGTGGTGCTGTGCGGCTGCGACAAGACCATTCCCGCCGCAGCGATGGCACTGGCCCGCCTCAACATTCCCGGCGTGGCCCTGTATGGCGGCAGCATCGACCACGGCAGCCGCAACGGCTGCCCGATCACGGTGCAGGAAGTGTTCGAGGCCGTCGGCGCGCACGGCGCGGGCAAGATCGACGATGCCGAACTGGAGGATGTCGAGCGTCATGCCTGTCCGGGTGCCGGGGCCTGCGGCGGCCAGTTCACCGCCAACACCATGGCGATGGTTCTGACCACGCTCGGCCTGTCGCCAGTCGGCTTCAACGACATCCCGGCAACCGACCCGGCAAAGCGGGACGCCGCCTTCCGCTGTGGCGAACTGGCCATGGCCTGTCTCAACGACACCCGCCTGCCTCGCGAAGTCATGACGCGCGCCGCCTTCGATAACGCGGCACGCATGGTCGCGGCGACGGCAGGTTCGACGAATGCCGTGCTGCACTTGTTGGCCATGGCCAACGAAGCCCGTGTGCCGCTGAGCATCGAAGACTTCGAGCCGGCATCGGCCAACACGCCGGTGATCGCCGACCTCAAGCCCGGCGGCCGCTACAGCGCCGTCGAACTGACCGCCGCCGGCGGCACAGCGATCGTTGCGCAGGCACTGCGCACCGCCGGCTTGCTCACCGATACGCCAACCGTCACCGGCCGCAGCCTGTTCGCCGAACTCGATGCCGCACCGGCGCCGACCGAAGGCCAGCAAGTCGTTCGTGATGTCGCCCATGCGTTCAAGCCGCGTGGCGGCTACAGCATCCTCTACGGCAACCTGTCGCCGGAAGGCTGCATCCTGAAGCTCGCCGGCCATGGACGGACCAGTCACGCCGGTCCTGCACGCGTCTTCGAGAGCGAGGAAGAAGCCTTCGCTGCCGTGCAAGCCGGACGGATCCGTTCGGGCGATGTCATGGTCATCCGCAACGAAGGGCCCGCGGGTGGCCCGGGTATGCGGGAGATGCTGGCGGTCACCGCCGCCCTGGTCGGTCGCGGGTTGGGCAATGACGTGGCCCTGATCACCGACGGCCGCTTCAGCGGCGCCACGCACGGCTTCATGGTCGGACACATTGCCCCGGAGGCCGCGCGCGGCGGTCCGATCGGGTTGATCCGCGAAGGCGATGCGATCTTCATCGATGCGTCCACGCGCGAGTTGCGCACCGATGCCGATCTCGCCTCGCGCCGCGGCACCTGGCAACCGACGCCACCGAAGGTCACGCGAGGCGTCCTCGCCAAGTACGCGCGACTGGTCGGCTCGGCCGCGGAAGGCGCGGTTACCCAGGCCTTCGATGACGCGCCCGCCACGGCCAACGTATCGACCTCCGCCCGACGCAAGGCCGACGAAGAAAACATGACCCAGGAGCTGATCGGGAATTGA
- the leuB gene encoding 3-isopropylmalate dehydrogenase, whose protein sequence is MKAQIVVLPGDGIGPEVAAAGVAVLRQIAERFGHQFTFSEHAIGGDAIDRFGDPLPPSTREALLAADAILLGAVGGPKWSDPNAKVRPEQGLLAMRKLLGVFANVRPLKLHPRTAALSPLKPERTQGVDLVFIRELTGGIYFGAKTRSDTDATDECRYSVEEIERVVRHAFELARTRKKKVTSVDKANVLETSRLWRSVATRVGAEYPDVALEHQLVDSMAMHLLTRPADYDVIVTENMFGDILTDEASVLAGSLGLSPSASVGGPGAGVYEPIHGSAPDIAGQQLANPLGTILSAAMLLRHSLGLTDEAAVVEAAVDHVLEQGNLTRDLGGTATTQAVTRAVLDACHAKAEAA, encoded by the coding sequence ATGAAGGCCCAGATCGTCGTTTTGCCAGGTGACGGCATCGGTCCGGAAGTGGCCGCCGCCGGTGTGGCGGTATTGCGCCAGATCGCCGAACGCTTCGGCCACCAGTTCACGTTCAGCGAGCACGCCATCGGCGGCGACGCCATCGATCGTTTCGGTGACCCGCTGCCGCCCTCGACGCGTGAGGCACTCCTCGCCGCGGACGCCATCCTGCTCGGCGCGGTCGGTGGACCGAAGTGGTCCGACCCGAACGCGAAGGTTCGCCCCGAGCAAGGCCTGCTCGCCATGCGCAAGCTGCTCGGCGTCTTCGCCAATGTGCGTCCCCTGAAGTTGCATCCGCGCACGGCCGCTTTGTCTCCCCTCAAACCAGAGCGTACGCAGGGCGTGGACCTGGTCTTCATCCGCGAGCTCACCGGCGGCATCTACTTCGGTGCGAAGACGCGCAGCGACACCGACGCCACGGACGAATGCCGCTACAGCGTCGAGGAGATCGAACGGGTCGTCCGTCACGCATTCGAGTTGGCACGTACCCGCAAGAAGAAAGTCACCTCGGTCGACAAGGCAAACGTACTGGAAACCTCGCGCCTGTGGCGGTCGGTCGCCACACGTGTCGGCGCGGAGTATCCCGACGTGGCGCTGGAACACCAGCTGGTCGATTCGATGGCGATGCACCTGCTCACCCGCCCGGCCGACTACGACGTCATCGTGACGGAGAACATGTTCGGCGACATCCTCACCGATGAAGCCTCCGTGCTCGCCGGTTCACTCGGCCTGTCGCCGTCCGCTTCAGTGGGCGGGCCGGGCGCGGGCGTCTACGAGCCCATTCACGGGTCGGCACCCGATATCGCCGGCCAGCAGCTGGCCAACCCGCTCGGCACGATCCTCTCGGCGGCCATGTTGCTGCGTCATTCGCTGGGTCTCACCGACGAGGCGGCCGTGGTCGAAGCGGCCGTGGATCACGTGCTCGAGCAAGGCAATCTCACCCGCGACCTGGGCGGCACGGCGACGACGCAAGCCGTCACGCGCGCTGTCCTGGACGCCTGTCACGCCAAGGCGGAGGCCGCATGA
- the leuD gene encoding 3-isopropylmalate dehydratase small subunit, with product MSQTSRPLTYVHSRTAVLRNENIDTDRIIPARFLTTTERTGLGKHCFEDWRYAADGSDNPDFPLNQPNARGCAILVAGHNFGCGSSREHAPWALLDYGIQAVISSEIADIFRGNSLKNGLLAIVVSTAEHRWLLDNPGIELRIDIADGSIRLPDGGTIRFDLDAFSRHCLLNGVDQMGFLLQQEAAIAAFEHRMEKAA from the coding sequence ATGAGCCAGACCAGCCGCCCGCTCACCTACGTGCATTCCCGCACGGCGGTGTTGCGCAACGAGAACATCGACACGGACCGGATCATTCCGGCGCGTTTCCTCACCACGACCGAACGCACGGGCCTGGGCAAGCATTGCTTCGAAGACTGGCGCTATGCCGCCGATGGCAGCGACAACCCGGACTTTCCGCTGAACCAGCCCAACGCCCGGGGCTGCGCGATCCTGGTCGCCGGTCACAACTTCGGCTGCGGCTCCTCTCGAGAGCATGCACCGTGGGCCCTGCTCGACTACGGCATCCAGGCCGTGATATCCAGCGAGATCGCGGACATCTTCCGCGGCAACTCGCTGAAGAACGGTCTGCTCGCCATCGTCGTGAGCACCGCCGAGCATCGCTGGCTGCTCGACAACCCCGGGATCGAACTGCGGATCGACATCGCCGACGGCTCGATCCGCCTGCCCGACGGCGGCACGATCCGCTTCGACCTCGACGCCTTCTCGCGCCACTGCCTCCTCAACGGCGTCGATCAGATGGGCTTCCTGCTGCAGCAGGAAGCCGCCATCGCAGCCTTCGAACATCGCATGGAGAAAGCCGCATGA
- the leuC gene encoding 3-isopropylmalate dehydratase large subunit: MSARTLFDKLWDAHQVAPETDSTPGVLYIDLHLVHEVTSPQAFDELRSRGVKVRRPDRTLATLDHSTPTLPANASGVRPYYTKEAEAQVAKLEANVSEFGIDLMGWDSPQRGIVHVAGPEVGATQPGMTIVCGDSHTATHGAFGALAFGIGTTEVGHVLATQCLLQRKPKSFAIHVDGALQRGVTAKDLILHIIGTIGIGGGTGYVLEYTGDAVRALSMEERMTVCNMSIEAGARAGLIAPDETTFAWLEGRERVPKGEAWDRAVAQWSTLPSDAGATYDREVRIDASTIQPSVTYGTHPGMVVAIHANVPAAADAVEQRALDYMQVVAGKPIAGEVVDVVFIGSCTNGRLSDLRAAAEIMRGRSVASGVRMLVVPGSEQVRRDAEREGLHEIFRAAGAEWREPGCSMCIAMNGDLAQPGQLVVATSNRNFEGRQGKGARTVLASPLVAAASAVAGRVTDPREYMTQEAAA; the protein is encoded by the coding sequence ATGAGCGCGCGTACCCTGTTCGACAAGCTATGGGATGCGCATCAAGTAGCACCCGAGACCGACAGCACGCCGGGCGTGCTGTACATCGACCTGCACCTGGTCCACGAAGTGACCTCGCCGCAGGCCTTCGATGAACTGCGCTCGCGAGGCGTGAAAGTACGGCGCCCCGATCGCACGCTCGCCACGCTCGATCACTCGACGCCGACCCTGCCGGCGAACGCCAGCGGCGTGCGTCCGTATTACACGAAGGAAGCCGAGGCCCAGGTCGCGAAACTGGAAGCCAACGTCAGCGAGTTCGGCATCGACCTGATGGGTTGGGATAGTCCACAACGTGGCATCGTCCACGTTGCCGGGCCCGAAGTGGGCGCGACACAGCCGGGCATGACCATCGTGTGCGGCGACAGTCACACCGCAACGCATGGCGCCTTCGGTGCGCTGGCCTTCGGCATCGGCACCACCGAGGTCGGCCACGTGCTGGCCACGCAGTGCCTGCTCCAGCGCAAGCCGAAGTCCTTCGCCATCCATGTCGACGGTGCCCTGCAGCGCGGCGTCACCGCGAAGGACCTGATCCTGCACATCATCGGGACCATCGGCATCGGCGGCGGTACGGGCTACGTGCTCGAGTACACGGGCGATGCCGTGCGCGCGTTGTCGATGGAAGAGCGCATGACTGTCTGCAACATGTCGATCGAGGCAGGCGCGCGCGCCGGACTGATCGCACCGGACGAGACAACGTTCGCCTGGCTGGAAGGCCGCGAGCGCGTGCCGAAGGGCGAAGCCTGGGACCGCGCCGTCGCCCAATGGAGCACCCTGCCCAGCGATGCCGGCGCGACCTACGACCGCGAGGTGCGCATCGACGCATCGACGATCCAGCCGTCGGTGACCTACGGCACGCACCCGGGCATGGTCGTCGCCATCCACGCCAACGTTCCCGCCGCCGCCGACGCCGTCGAACAGCGGGCGCTCGATTACATGCAGGTGGTCGCGGGCAAGCCCATTGCCGGCGAGGTCGTCGATGTCGTCTTCATCGGCAGCTGCACCAATGGCCGCCTGTCCGACCTGCGCGCGGCTGCTGAGATCATGCGTGGCCGCAGCGTCGCCAGCGGCGTGCGCATGCTGGTCGTACCGGGCTCGGAGCAGGTGCGCCGGGATGCCGAGCGCGAGGGCCTGCACGAGATCTTCCGCGCGGCCGGCGCCGAATGGCGTGAACCCGGTTGCTCGATGTGCATCGCCATGAACGGTGATCTCGCCCAGCCGGGCCAGCTCGTCGTCGCCACCAGCAATCGCAATTTCGAGGGGCGCCAGGGCAAGGGCGCGCGGACCGTGCTGGCCAGCCCACTCGTCGCCGCTGCGTCGGCCGTTGCCGGCCGCGTGACCGATCCTCGCGAATACATGACCCAGGAAGCAGCCGCATGA
- a CDS encoding branched-chain amino acid transaminase, which produces MEAPTHLWHNGRIKTWADATVHVGAHALHYGSSVFEGIRVYATPDGPRYFRLEEHTERLFHSARIYDLAMPYDADAINRACRDVIAANGLTSAYVRPIVLRSGFTFSLAPPLDTAVDVAIIALPWGAYHGADAIENGVDVCVSSWNRAAPNTYPSGAKAGGNYLNSQLIAREAINGGFAEGIALGTDGLLSEGAGENLFIVRKGTIYTPPAASSILCGITRDSVLTLARERGFNVVEQPLPREMLYFADEVFMTGTAAEVTAVRSVDRKPVGDGRPGPITRQLQADFFGLFDGRTEDRWGWLTAIDEPAVAGRAAA; this is translated from the coding sequence ATGGAAGCCCCGACCCATCTCTGGCACAACGGTCGCATCAAGACCTGGGCCGACGCCACCGTGCATGTCGGCGCTCATGCGCTGCATTACGGATCGTCCGTGTTCGAAGGCATTCGCGTGTATGCCACGCCCGACGGACCGCGCTACTTCCGGCTGGAAGAACACACCGAGCGCCTGTTCCACTCCGCGCGCATCTACGACCTGGCGATGCCGTACGACGCCGACGCGATCAACCGCGCCTGCCGCGACGTGATCGCCGCCAACGGGCTCACGTCGGCCTATGTGCGCCCGATCGTCTTGCGCAGCGGCTTCACCTTCAGCCTGGCGCCGCCGCTGGATACCGCGGTCGACGTGGCCATCATCGCCCTGCCCTGGGGCGCCTATCACGGCGCCGATGCCATCGAGAACGGCGTGGATGTGTGCGTTTCCTCGTGGAACCGCGCCGCGCCCAATACCTATCCGAGCGGCGCCAAGGCTGGCGGCAACTATCTCAACAGCCAGCTGATCGCCCGCGAGGCCATCAACGGCGGCTTTGCCGAAGGCATCGCGCTGGGCACCGACGGCCTGCTCAGCGAAGGCGCTGGCGAGAACCTGTTCATCGTGCGCAAGGGCACCATCTACACGCCACCTGCCGCCTCGTCGATCCTCTGCGGCATCACGCGCGATTCCGTGCTCACCCTGGCACGTGAGCGCGGCTTCAACGTCGTCGAGCAGCCACTGCCGCGTGAAATGCTCTACTTCGCGGACGAAGTGTTCATGACCGGCACCGCGGCGGAAGTCACCGCCGTCCGCTCGGTGGATCGCAAGCCCGTCGGCGATGGCCGCCCCGGACCGATCACGCGACAGCTGCAGGCAGACTTCTTCGGTCTGTTCGACGGTCGCACCGAGGATCGCTGGGGCTGGCTGACCGCCATCGATGAGCCGGCCGTTGCCGGGAGGGCCGCCGCATGA
- the thrC gene encoding threonine synthase has product MRYISTRGGAAPTRLSDAIAAGIAPDGGLYVPEKMPRVPLPPANGYLAGTALRMLEPFFEGDPLEDDLPTICAEAFAHPAPRRELRIDGAHVLELFHGPTAAFKDFGARFLAACLTRLRRDSDRPLTILVATSGDTGAAVGAAFHNLPGVRVAILYPDNRVSPRQAHQLGSFGGNVRALRVEGGFDDCQRLVKGALGDSALQGDVPMSSANSISLGRLLPQMAYFGHASLNADGPMNVIVPTGNLGNAVACLWAREIGLPIGDVLFACNANDTLPEFFGGQPYRGRDAVPTIANAMDVGAPSNFERLRHLFGSEDNARRNGHAESVDDAEIRDVIRRHSDSDGEIFCPHTATAIRVFERRRHAGDTRTWTVAATAHPAKFDTVVEPLIGRTVAVPEALGAMLAREATAEPLAADGRMFADWLRGW; this is encoded by the coding sequence ATGCGCTACATCAGTACGCGCGGCGGCGCCGCGCCCACCCGTCTTTCCGATGCCATCGCTGCGGGTATCGCGCCCGATGGCGGACTGTATGTACCCGAGAAGATGCCGCGCGTGCCCTTGCCGCCAGCGAATGGTTACCTCGCCGGTACGGCGCTGCGCATGCTCGAGCCTTTCTTCGAGGGCGATCCTCTCGAGGACGATCTGCCGACCATCTGTGCGGAAGCCTTCGCGCATCCTGCGCCGCGTCGCGAGCTGAGGATCGACGGCGCCCACGTGCTCGAGCTCTTTCACGGCCCGACGGCAGCCTTCAAGGACTTCGGCGCACGCTTCCTTGCCGCCTGCCTGACCCGCCTGCGTCGCGACAGCGATCGGCCGCTGACGATTCTTGTTGCGACATCGGGCGATACCGGTGCGGCCGTGGGTGCCGCCTTCCACAACCTCCCCGGTGTGCGCGTCGCCATTCTTTACCCCGACAACCGCGTGTCGCCGCGCCAGGCTCACCAGCTGGGTAGCTTCGGCGGCAACGTACGTGCACTGCGGGTGGAAGGCGGCTTCGACGACTGCCAGCGTCTCGTGAAGGGCGCATTGGGCGACAGCGCGCTCCAGGGCGACGTGCCGATGTCCTCGGCGAACAGCATCAGTCTGGGCCGGCTGCTGCCGCAGATGGCCTACTTCGGCCACGCGTCGTTGAACGCGGATGGCCCGATGAACGTCATCGTGCCGACCGGCAACCTCGGCAATGCCGTGGCCTGCCTGTGGGCGCGTGAGATCGGCCTGCCGATCGGCGATGTGCTTTTCGCCTGCAACGCAAACGATACCTTGCCCGAGTTCTTCGGCGGACAGCCGTATCGTGGACGTGACGCCGTGCCGACCATCGCCAATGCGATGGACGTGGGCGCGCCAAGCAACTTCGAGAGGCTGCGTCACTTATTCGGTAGCGAGGACAACGCGAGGCGCAACGGGCACGCCGAGAGCGTGGACGATGCGGAAATTCGTGACGTCATACGCCGTCATTCAGACAGCGATGGCGAGATCTTCTGTCCGCATACCGCCACCGCCATCCGTGTCTTCGAACGCCGTCGGCACGCCGGCGACACGCGCACGTGGACCGTCGCCGCGACGGCACATCCGGCCAAGTTCGACACGGTGGTCGAGCCGCTGATCGGGCGGACCGTCGCCGTGCCGGAGGCGCTGGGTGCGATGCTGGCACGTGAGGCGACGGCGGAGCCGCTTGCTGCCGATGGACGAATGTTTGCGGACTGGTTGCGGGGTTGGTAG
- a CDS encoding homoserine kinase, which produces MLKEESSPLVRADVAVAEAYASVGNVGIGFDILGHCVAGAGDRAEVRLIAEREVRITAIDGVITDLPMAAADNTAGAALLSMIHGLDLPFGFELVLHKGIALGSGMGGSAASCVAAVVAANALLDEPLAREALYPFALDGEVVASGSRHGDNLGPMLLGGLVLATDKRIVRIPVPAEWYCALVHPHVVLETRRARAALAGHYALGEFVAQSANLALVLAGCYRGEAALVREGLSDVLVEPRRAPLIPGFAAVKQAALDHGAMGASISGAGPSVFGWFEDRASAEAASHDMRAAFKAAGHDSDVLVAPVDGPAARVL; this is translated from the coding sequence ATGCTGAAAGAAGAATCCTCGCCCCTGGTCCGTGCGGATGTCGCCGTCGCCGAGGCCTACGCCAGTGTCGGCAACGTCGGTATCGGCTTCGACATCCTGGGCCACTGCGTCGCCGGTGCCGGCGATCGTGCCGAAGTGCGCCTCATTGCCGAGCGCGAAGTACGCATCACCGCCATCGACGGCGTGATCACCGACCTGCCGATGGCCGCCGCCGACAACACGGCCGGCGCCGCGCTGCTGTCGATGATCCACGGCCTGGACCTGCCCTTCGGCTTCGAGCTGGTGTTGCACAAGGGCATCGCCCTGGGTTCCGGCATGGGGGGATCCGCCGCCTCCTGTGTGGCCGCCGTCGTTGCCGCGAACGCCTTGCTCGACGAACCGCTCGCACGCGAGGCCTTGTATCCGTTCGCGCTGGATGGCGAAGTCGTCGCCAGCGGCAGCCGTCATGGCGACAACCTCGGACCAATGCTGCTCGGTGGCCTGGTACTCGCCACCGACAAGCGCATTGTGCGCATTCCGGTGCCGGCCGAGTGGTACTGCGCGCTGGTCCATCCGCACGTGGTGCTGGAAACCCGCCGCGCCCGTGCCGCGCTCGCCGGTCACTACGCGCTGGGGGAATTCGTGGCGCAGAGCGCCAACCTCGCGCTGGTCCTGGCTGGCTGCTATCGCGGCGAGGCCGCCCTCGTTCGCGAAGGGCTTTCCGACGTACTGGTAGAACCGCGCCGCGCGCCACTCATTCCGGGCTTCGCCGCCGTGAAGCAAGCCGCCCTGGATCATGGTGCGATGGGTGCCAGCATCTCCGGCGCCGGTCCGAGCGTTTTCGGTTGGTTCGAGGACCGTGCTTCGGCCGAAGCCGCCTCGCACGACATGCGCGCCGCTTTCAAAGCCGCCGGCCACGACAGCGACGTTCTCGTCGCTCCTGTCGACGGCCCCGCCGCCCGCGTGCTCTGA
- a CDS encoding homoserine dehydrogenase, whose protein sequence is MSIAIALPRSPLRVAPVRAAVAPLVVNIGVVGPGKVGSAFLTQLRLAAPRLLRECNLQLSLRAVSDSRHMWLDCDDDALNGRLHGAQIWRPAELDEFAAYVAGREGEVAVLADCTASDIVANHYAGWLAAGIHVVTPNKRAASGPLDRWHKIARASDASGARLHYEGTVGAGLPVVQTLRDLIDTGDELLAVEGMLSGTLAWLFNRFDGSVPFSALVREAHAMGYTEPDPRDDLSGMDVARKLVILAREAGVALSLDDVNVRSLIPAELAEGSRDDFMANLGAMDAPMAALLADARAAGGVLRHVARLDGRHASVGVQVMGTDHAFAHSRLTDNVVRFATRRYCDNALVVQGPGAGPEVTAAAVFTDLLRVAGAMGVKRCAC, encoded by the coding sequence GTGTCCATCGCTATCGCATTACCCCGTTCGCCCTTACGTGTCGCGCCTGTCCGCGCTGCCGTCGCGCCGCTTGTGGTCAATATCGGCGTCGTCGGTCCCGGCAAGGTCGGCAGTGCCTTCCTTACCCAGCTGCGCCTCGCCGCCCCCCGCCTGCTGCGCGAATGCAACCTGCAGCTCAGCCTGCGAGCCGTCAGCGACAGCCGCCACATGTGGCTCGATTGCGACGACGATGCCCTCAACGGCCGGCTGCATGGCGCGCAGATATGGCGCCCTGCCGAGCTCGACGAGTTCGCCGCCTACGTGGCCGGCCGCGAGGGCGAAGTGGCGGTGCTGGCCGACTGTACGGCCAGCGACATCGTCGCGAATCACTACGCCGGTTGGCTGGCCGCCGGCATCCATGTCGTGACCCCGAACAAGCGTGCCGCCAGCGGCCCCCTCGATCGCTGGCACAAGATCGCCCGCGCCTCGGACGCCAGTGGCGCCCGCCTGCACTACGAAGGCACGGTGGGTGCTGGCCTGCCGGTGGTACAGACCCTGCGCGACCTGATCGACACGGGCGATGAACTGCTCGCCGTGGAAGGGATGCTTTCCGGCACGCTGGCCTGGCTGTTCAATCGTTTCGACGGCTCGGTACCGTTCTCGGCCCTCGTCCGCGAAGCGCACGCCATGGGTTACACCGAGCCCGACCCGCGTGACGACCTTTCCGGCATGGATGTCGCCCGCAAACTGGTGATCCTCGCCCGCGAAGCCGGCGTGGCCCTCTCGCTGGACGACGTGAACGTACGTAGCCTGATCCCGGCCGAACTGGCCGAGGGCAGCCGCGACGACTTCATGGCGAACCTCGGTGCCATGGATGCGCCGATGGCCGCCCTCCTTGCCGACGCCCGTGCTGCCGGCGGCGTACTCCGCCACGTCGCCCGGCTCGACGGTCGACACGCCTCCGTCGGCGTCCAGGTGATGGGCACCGACCACGCCTTCGCCCACTCGCGCCTCACCGATAACGTGGTGCGTTTCGCCACGCGCCGATACTGCGACAATGCCCTGGTCGTCCAGGGGCCGGGTGCCGGCCCCGAGGTCACCGCCGCGGCGGTCTTCACCGACCTGCTGCGCGTGGCCGGTGCCATGGGAGTAAAACGGTGCGCATGCTGA